The proteins below are encoded in one region of Silene latifolia isolate original U9 population chromosome 2, ASM4854445v1, whole genome shotgun sequence:
- the LOC141641195 gene encoding uncharacterized protein LOC141641195: MIDGDSNTAYFHGIIKARRNKNYIHQIRDHNGNLFEDRQEIQGAFLDYYQMLLGSRSSTNGVRKAIVQRGKVCSDIHSQMFLSPISHEEIKEVMFHIPNDKAPGPDGQILKQLNATLITLIPKVERPATVLEYRPIACCNVIYKCISKLLCNRLDVGCSQVPRYLQELDNAMTYFCSMMTLLKTFSSFSRASGLKMSKGKSNAYFNGVAEGLKNDILKMVHRIRTLGARKLSYAGRLILVRAVLKTFHNYWAQMFILPTGIITRIEVICRNFLWDGGVDFMRSPLVAWDKACKLKTEGGLGLKNDVLWNRAAVDKLVLWIAMKSDLLWVKESFQVAIQQNLWGLNPAQRFTIAKAYDFLRVKGDEVQWHSLVWNKWTILKHSFLVWIYHHGNMNTKDKLFKLNISEDDTCCICGMSSESIDHLFFDCHYSKSIIFQVGDWMDIRLPIRGVLRWRLEKIGTRIQKDIINATLNACVYHIWRQRNLSRHDLTLLHPQKLALQIIADIRLRMKGMDNSRLQANDQQWIQSLLQS; encoded by the exons ATGATAGATGGTGACTCTAATACTGCTTACTTTCATGGTATTATTAAAGCCAGGAGGAATAAAAATTATATCCACCAAATTAGAGACCACAATGGCAATCTTTTTGAAGACAGGCAGGAGATCCAGGGCGCTTTTTTAGATTATTATCAGATGCTCTTGGGGTCAAGGAGTAGCACTAATGGTGTGAGGAAGGCTATTGTACAGAGGGGGAAGGTCTGCTCTGATATTCATTCTCAGATGTTTCTCTCTCCTATCTCTCATGAGGAAATAAAAGAGGTTATGTTCCACATTCCTAATGATAAAGCTCCTGGACCAGATG GGCAAATTTTAAAGCAGCTTAATGCCACTCTTATTACCCTAATCCCTAAAGTTGAACGTCCTGCAACAGTTTTAGAGTACAGacccattgcttgttgcaatgtaATCTACAAATGTATATCTAAACTTCTTTGCAACAG ATTAGATGTTGGTTGCTCTCAAGTTCCCAGATATCTTCAGGAATTGGATAATGCA ATGACTTACTTTTGTTCTATGATGACTCTACTTAAAACTTTCTCTAGTTTTTCAAGGGCATCGGGCCTTAAAATGAGCAAGGGGAAATCTAATGCCTACTTTAATGGTGTTGCTGAGGGTTTGAAGAATGACATTCTTAAG ATGGTCCACAGAATCAGAACATTGGGTGCAAGAAAGCTGTCTTATGCTGGGAGACTGATTTTGGTCAGGGCTGTACTCAAAACCTTTCATAATTATTGGGCTCAGATGTTTATTCTACCTACTGGGATTATAACCAGAATTGAAGTTATTTGCAGGAATTTTCTTTGGGATGGGGGAGTGGATTTTATGAGATCTCCCCTAGTGGCCTGGGATAAAGCATGTAAACTAAAGACAGAAGGAGGACTTGGGCTAAAAAATGACGTGTTGTGGAATAGAGCAGCAGTGGACAAGCTTGTCTTGTGGATTGCTATGAAATCTGACCTCCTATGG GTAAAGGAGAGTTTTCAGGTAGCGATCCAGCAGAATTTATGGGGGCTCAACCCAGCTCAGAGATTCACCATAGCAAAAGCTTATGATTTTCTGAGAGTTAAAGGGGATGAAGTTCAGTGGCACTCTTTGGTCTGGAATAAATGGACAATACTAAAGCATAGTTTTTTAGTATGGATATATCATCACGGCAATATGAACACGAAAGATAAACTCTTTAAGCTTAACATAAGTGAAGATGATACCTGCTGTATTTGTGGGATGAGTTCAGAGAGCATAGACCACCTTTTCTTTGATTGCCATTACAGTAAATCTATCATTTTTCAAGTCGGGGATTGGATGGATATCAGGCTACCGATCAGGGGTGTTCTTCGGTGGCGACTTGAGAAGATAGGGACTAGAATTCAGAAGGACATCATCAATGCCACTCTTAATGCATGCGTGTATCATATTTGGCGACAAAGAAACCTCAGTAGACATGATCTGACTTTGTTGCATCCTCAGAAGCTTGCTCTTCAGATTATTGCGGATATTCGTCTGAGAATGAAGGGGATGGATAACAGCAGACTTCAAGCTAATGACCAACAATGGATTCAAAGCCTTCTACAAAGTTAA